One region of Chaetodon auriga isolate fChaAug3 chromosome 5, fChaAug3.hap1, whole genome shotgun sequence genomic DNA includes:
- the riok2 gene encoding serine/threonine-protein kinase RIO2, producing MGKLNVVVLRYLSRDDFRVLTAVEMGMKNHEIVPVSLLSSIASLKHGGCNKILRELVKHKLVVYERTKTVQGYRLNYGGYDYLALKTMCSREVIISVGNQMGVGKESDIYIVASPNGEQYALKLHRLGRTSFRNLKNKRDYHKHRKNMSWLYLSRLSAMKEFAYMKALYDRGFPVPKPVDYNRHAVVMELINGYPLCQVHELQDPSALYSEFMELIVKLANHGLIHGDFNEFNLMLDDQDHITMIDFPQMVSTSHPNAEWYFDRDVKCIRDFFAKRFNYESELFPTFKDIRRSYSLDVEISASGFTKDLQRDDALLHPAGPGEEEDDEEEGDDEEESDSEVEKQEQSMDMEEYKHAMLELEGLKVSDTNVDEQDGDNEREKAEEEKETERAAMARSDEETEKELEEELNEAEDECPELADLSTSNKEFKPFRDSDSLLHMAEHRRTRTDSEATMGSIGSCSTIPPEVVRQKVRRQLTKQQKAAQRRRLQKGEANLVTKSRRENQNNIKSSLETASFWG from the exons ATGGGGAAGCTGAATGTCGTAGTGTTACGATATTTATCTCGAGATGACTTCCGTGTCCTCACAGCG GTTGAAATGGGGATGAAGAACCATGAGATCGTCCCAGTgagtctcctctcctccatcgcTAGCCTCAAACACGGCGGCTGCAACAAGATCCTCAGAGAGCTTGTCAAACACAAACTTGTGGTCTATGAACGCACCAAGA CTGTGCAGGGCTACAGGTTGAACTATGGAGGATATGACTACTTGGCTCTGAAGACCATGTGTTCCAGGGAAGTGATCATTTCAGTTGGCAACCAGATGGGTGTTGGTAAAGAGtcag ATATATATATTGTGGCGAGTCCAAACGGGGAGCAGTATGCTCTGAAGCTTCACAGATTGGGCCGCACGTCCTTCAGGAACCTGAAGAACAAGAGAGATtaccacaaacacaggaagaacatgTCCTGGCTGTACCTCTCTCGTCTTTCTGCCATGAAGGAGTTTGCCTACATGAAG GCATTGTATGATCGGGGTTTTCCCGTTCCCAAACCTGTGGATTATAACAGACATGCTGTTGTGATGGAGCTCATCAATGGATATCCTCT gTGTCAGGTACATGAGCTGCAGGATCCATCAGCCCTGTACAGTGAGTTCATGGAGCTCATAGTCAAACTGGCCAATCACGGCTTGATTCATGGAGACTTCAACGAGTTCAACCTTATGTTGGACGACCAGGACCACATAACTATGATTGACTTCCCTCAGATGGTGTCCACTTCACATCCCAATGCTGAATG GTATTTTGACAGAGATGTCAAATGTATCAGAGATTTCTTTGCAAAACGGTTCAATTACGAGAGCGAGCTTTTCCCAACCTTCAAAGACATCAG GCGCTCTTATTCTTTAGATGTTGAAATCTCAGCTAGCGGCTTCACTAAAGATCTGCAGAGAGATGATGCATTGCTACACCCAGCTGGACctggagaagaggaagatgatgaagaggagggcgATGACGAAGAGGAATCAGACAGCGAAGtagaaaaacaagaacagagcATGGACATGGAGGAATATAAGCATGCGATGCTGGAACTGGAAGGTCTGAAAGTCAGTGACACAAATGTGGATGAACAAGATGGGGACAACGAGAGggaaaaagcagaagaagaaaaagagactgagagagCAGCTATGGCTAGAAGtgatgaagagacagagaaggagttAGAGGAAGAGTTGAATGAGGCAGAGGATGAGTGTCCAGAGCTGGCAGACCTTTCTACCTCCAATAAAGAGTTCAAACCTTTCAG aGACTCAGACAGTCTTCTACACATGGCAGAACACAGGAGGACGAGAACAGACAGTGAGGCCACAATGGGCAGCATCGGGAGCTGCTCTACCATCCCACCA GAGGTAGTCCGTCAGAAGGTGCGGAGGCAGCTCACCAAACAGCAgaaggcagcacagaggag